One stretch of Natronoarchaeum philippinense DNA includes these proteins:
- a CDS encoding DUF402 domain-containing protein, translated as MTAVRLRGIYSTALTRLLLDAGHEVVQASDPIRERFDADLSAAPAAVSVADTDDRQGVGLSGAPDAVAELRDLLADALGRDALAWSTPAPRGAVFDGVVTDSLGSGAVVALADDPAPPTAGAPLPGVPAEGFLPFDAVDGYVEEGDRLRVQVDDPAAPWDDDRPLLDTGIEVPGELVSLVRGRDDATAAVRGERGTELVRTTDLLPAEAPDGWGVRWERAAADAEMSALGDALSRAAERAAAFDEGLSAADPDADDPRQVVAPQATVWVWFGRESRFALDERRRDVTTTMPGHHRTKAADRAASDAVDFVEAVGAPDGEFPFGAVADQFGPREDDRLALGHGKPDGRLITLGRGEVTDRGDDGSLTLRREMRSSGTYDAIGTDREPGDVAITKLVEGRWWYPTMYRGADGERKGTYVNICTPVELFPDAARYVDLHVDVVKRPDGEVERVDADELDAAVEAGYVSEELAEKARSVAGAVENAL; from the coding sequence ATGACCGCAGTCCGACTGCGCGGCATCTACTCGACCGCGCTGACCCGTCTGCTGCTCGATGCCGGTCACGAGGTCGTGCAGGCCTCCGACCCGATCCGCGAGCGGTTCGACGCCGATCTGTCAGCGGCGCCGGCGGCCGTCAGCGTCGCAGACACCGACGACCGGCAGGGCGTCGGTCTCAGCGGCGCACCAGACGCCGTCGCGGAACTGCGCGACCTGCTCGCCGACGCGCTCGGCCGCGACGCCCTCGCGTGGTCGACGCCCGCGCCCCGCGGCGCGGTGTTCGACGGCGTCGTCACCGACTCGCTGGGCAGCGGCGCCGTCGTCGCGCTGGCCGACGACCCGGCGCCGCCGACGGCCGGCGCACCACTTCCCGGCGTTCCCGCCGAGGGCTTTCTCCCGTTCGACGCCGTCGACGGCTACGTAGAGGAGGGTGATCGGCTGCGCGTGCAGGTCGACGATCCGGCGGCGCCGTGGGACGACGACCGGCCGCTACTCGACACCGGCATCGAAGTGCCGGGCGAACTCGTCTCGCTCGTTCGCGGGCGCGACGACGCCACCGCCGCGGTCCGCGGAGAGCGCGGGACTGAACTCGTTCGGACGACCGATCTCCTGCCGGCCGAGGCGCCCGACGGCTGGGGGGTTCGCTGGGAGCGCGCCGCGGCCGACGCCGAGATGAGCGCGCTGGGCGACGCGCTCTCGCGGGCCGCCGAACGCGCCGCGGCGTTCGACGAGGGGCTGTCGGCGGCCGATCCCGACGCTGACGACCCGCGACAGGTCGTCGCCCCGCAGGCCACCGTCTGGGTCTGGTTCGGCCGGGAGTCGCGGTTCGCGCTCGACGAGCGGCGCCGCGACGTGACGACGACGATGCCGGGCCACCATCGCACGAAGGCGGCCGACCGAGCGGCCAGCGATGCCGTCGACTTCGTCGAGGCGGTCGGCGCGCCGGACGGCGAGTTCCCCTTCGGCGCCGTCGCAGACCAGTTCGGGCCGCGGGAGGACGACCGACTCGCGCTGGGCCACGGCAAGCCCGACGGCCGGCTCATCACGCTCGGGCGGGGCGAGGTAACAGATCGGGGCGACGACGGCTCGTTGACGCTGCGCCGCGAGATGCGCTCGTCGGGCACCTACGACGCCATCGGCACCGACCGCGAACCGGGCGACGTGGCCATCACGAAACTCGTCGAGGGCCGGTGGTGGTATCCGACGATGTACCGCGGCGCCGACGGCGAGCGCAAGGGAACCTACGTCAACATCTGCACGCCCGTCGAGCTGTTTCCCGACGCAGCGCGCTACGTCGACCTGCACGTCGACGTGGTCAAGCGTCCCGACGGCGAGGTCGAGCGCGTCGACGCCGACGAACTCGACGCCGCTGTCGAAGCGGGCTACGTTTCCGAAGAACTCGCCGAGAAGGCCAGAAGCGTCGCCGGCGCCGTCGAGAACGCGCTGTAG
- a CDS encoding DUF7532 family protein encodes MHFDQRTQRALREVGLDTDDLQRASELVVEETTETAAELEAFFEAADRLYSDMDLAHGASEYPEHTVDYLDLTTHAEDMRGWLRFDSWGVYVEDGRVLDDDLVELTLGPTIHDRVKFAPARDRLR; translated from the coding sequence ATGCACTTCGATCAGCGAACCCAGCGCGCGCTGCGCGAGGTCGGTCTCGACACCGACGACCTCCAACGCGCGTCGGAACTCGTCGTCGAGGAGACCACCGAGACGGCCGCCGAACTGGAGGCGTTTTTCGAGGCCGCCGACCGACTCTACTCGGACATGGATCTCGCTCACGGCGCCAGCGAGTACCCCGAACACACCGTCGACTACCTCGATCTGACGACCCACGCCGAGGACATGCGGGGCTGGCTGCGCTTCGATTCGTGGGGCGTGTACGTCGAGGACGGCCGCGTGCTCGACGACGACCTCGTCGAGTTGACGCTCGGGCCGACGATCCACGACCGCGTGAAATTCGCGCCCGCACGCGACCGCCTCCGATGA
- the ygfZ gene encoding CAF17-like 4Fe-4S cluster assembly/insertion protein YgfZ translates to MTVIGSVHEQHGAVFDERGGRRVVRNFGRPEREHRAVRNVVGLIEMAYGVVVVEGADRVDYVDNVVSNRVPAADGEGTYALVLDPQGGVETDMYVYNAGERLLLFTPPQRAAELAEDWSEKVFIEDVEIREATDDFAVFGVHGPKATEKVASVLNGSSTPDEQLTFVRGSMGDAGVTVLRTDAPTGDEGYEIVCAADDADHVYDTLETQGMNAAPVGYDAWDALTLEAGTPLFETELDGQIPNVVGVRNALDFEKGCYVGQEVVSRVENRGQPSRRLVGLACDQLPESGAAVFDGDSAIGEVTRAVESPTVGGPIAFALVEFGVDADAELTVRVDGEEVPAEPVELPFYEGTDRSARLPTY, encoded by the coding sequence ATGACTGTCATCGGATCGGTCCACGAGCAACACGGCGCCGTCTTCGACGAGCGCGGCGGACGGCGCGTCGTCCGCAACTTCGGGCGCCCCGAGCGCGAGCATCGCGCGGTCCGGAACGTCGTCGGCCTGATCGAGATGGCCTACGGCGTCGTCGTCGTCGAGGGAGCGGACCGCGTCGACTACGTCGACAACGTCGTCTCGAACCGCGTTCCCGCGGCCGACGGCGAGGGCACGTACGCCCTCGTTCTGGACCCGCAGGGCGGCGTCGAGACGGACATGTACGTCTACAACGCGGGCGAGCGTTTGTTGCTGTTCACGCCGCCACAGCGCGCCGCCGAACTGGCCGAGGACTGGAGCGAGAAGGTGTTCATCGAGGACGTGGAGATCCGCGAGGCGACCGACGACTTCGCCGTCTTCGGCGTCCACGGCCCGAAAGCCACCGAGAAGGTCGCCAGCGTGCTCAACGGGTCGAGCACGCCCGACGAACAGCTCACCTTCGTCCGCGGGTCGATGGGCGACGCCGGCGTCACGGTGCTCCGAACCGACGCGCCGACCGGCGACGAGGGGTACGAAATCGTCTGTGCGGCCGACGACGCCGACCACGTCTACGACACGCTCGAAACGCAGGGGATGAACGCCGCGCCGGTCGGCTACGACGCTTGGGACGCGCTCACCCTCGAAGCCGGGACGCCGCTGTTCGAGACCGAACTCGACGGCCAGATTCCCAACGTCGTCGGCGTCCGGAACGCGCTCGACTTCGAGAAGGGCTGTTACGTCGGGCAGGAAGTCGTCTCGCGCGTCGAGAACCGAGGCCAACCGAGTCGACGCCTCGTCGGCCTCGCCTGCGATCAGCTCCCCGAGAGCGGCGCCGCGGTATTCGACGGCGACAGCGCGATCGGGGAGGTCACCAGAGCCGTCGAGAGCCCGACCGTCGGCGGCCCGATCGCGTTCGCGCTAGTGGAGTTCGGCGTCGACGCCGATGCCGAACTCACTGTTCGTGTCGATGGCGAGGAGGTCCCCGCCGAACCGGTCGAACTGCCGTTCTACGAGGGCACCGACCGGTCGGCGCGACTGCCGACGTACTGA
- a CDS encoding MaoC family dehydratase, translating to MSENDANRTTIGRQWTDASRHAVNSYVEANNALFAAIGIDRDEPDSGAEQTEAPVVEIAYGDAEWMMERSVDEYDELGVGEYVRFTKPLVDADVNAFAQASGDTNRLHLDDAFAEATRFDGRIVHGTLVAGTISAALARLPGLTIYLSQDLEFNAPVRIGDVVTAECEIVEDLGEHRYRLSTAVYDQDDRAVIEGEAVVLIDPDVDQ from the coding sequence ATGAGCGAGAACGACGCGAACCGGACGACGATCGGGCGGCAGTGGACCGACGCCTCGCGCCACGCCGTAAACAGCTACGTGGAGGCCAACAACGCCCTCTTTGCGGCCATCGGCATCGACCGGGACGAACCGGACTCCGGCGCCGAGCAGACGGAGGCACCGGTGGTCGAGATCGCCTACGGCGACGCCGAGTGGATGATGGAGCGGTCGGTCGACGAGTACGACGAGCTGGGCGTCGGCGAGTACGTGCGGTTCACCAAGCCGCTCGTCGACGCCGACGTGAACGCCTTTGCGCAAGCCAGCGGCGACACCAACCGGCTCCACCTCGACGACGCCTTCGCCGAGGCGACGCGGTTTGACGGCCGGATCGTCCACGGCACGCTCGTCGCGGGGACGATCAGCGCGGCGCTGGCGCGCCTGCCGGGACTGACGATCTACCTCTCGCAGGATCTGGAGTTCAACGCGCCGGTGCGGATCGGGGACGTAGTTACTGCCGAGTGTGAGATCGTCGAGGATCTCGGCGAGCACCGCTACCGGCTCTCGACGGCCGTCTACGATCAGGACGACCGGGCGGTCATCGAGGGCGAAGCCGTCGTGCTGATCGACCCTGACGTAGATCAGTAG
- a CDS encoding DUF6432 family protein: protein MRARREYRDRDATEVEVLDALVDRPEDGMTVFELRSHADVSIHDMEEALESLKDDDLIDVDETVDRTVIKPADRVIPDPDDQSTDQSFLDELRDRLPF from the coding sequence ATGAGAGCACGGCGGGAGTACCGCGACCGTGATGCGACCGAGGTCGAGGTGCTCGACGCCCTCGTCGACCGGCCCGAGGACGGCATGACGGTCTTCGAGCTCCGGTCGCACGCGGACGTGAGCATCCACGACATGGAAGAGGCCTTAGAATCGCTGAAAGACGACGACCTCATCGACGTTGACGAAACCGTCGACCGGACGGTGATCAAACCGGCCGATCGAGTCATCCCCGATCCGGACGACCAGTCCACCGATCAGTCGTTTCTGGACGAACTGCGCGATCGACTCCCGTTCTGA
- a CDS encoding HTH domain-containing protein, producing MGQDTEPFELDVYMRAFVPDAAQRRQEAMLERMRRLRDRGIIDDVSVSRWSSRACLSVELHHDRPDGTELYRELVDATDGTALSIQPFFRERKGPSRGRSVVHLPVVCVVVRRDDAIAGVYPCSAPEGTYSVTDCLDALEDGGDVENVDGDVALDPQPA from the coding sequence ATGGGACAGGATACCGAGCCGTTCGAACTCGACGTGTACATGCGAGCGTTCGTTCCGGACGCCGCCCAACGAAGACAGGAAGCGATGCTAGAGCGGATGCGCCGCCTCCGCGATCGCGGGATCATCGACGACGTGTCGGTGTCGCGCTGGAGCAGCCGGGCGTGTCTGTCCGTCGAACTCCACCACGACCGGCCTGACGGGACCGAACTGTACCGCGAACTCGTGGACGCGACCGACGGAACAGCGCTCTCTATTCAGCCGTTCTTCCGGGAGCGCAAGGGACCGAGTCGCGGCCGGTCGGTCGTCCACCTCCCGGTCGTCTGCGTCGTCGTTCGCCGCGACGACGCCATCGCAGGCGTCTACCCGTGCTCGGCGCCGGAGGGGACCTACAGCGTCACCGACTGCCTCGACGCGCTCGAAGACGGCGGCGACGTGGAGAACGTCGACGGCGACGTTGCGCTCGATCCACAGCCCGCGTAG
- the argS gene encoding arginine--tRNA ligase, producing MFLTVREEVEAALADALTGLDLPADDLGIEQPPEDVDAVLASSVAFRLAGEVGAPPPKVAADIADEIDPDEYEYVAAVTTQGPYVNFLPSDRYFEAALTAGQADDFGALEDRDESLVLEHTSANPTGPVHVGRARNPIIGDALARVLDYAGYDVDRHYYVNDAGRQIAVFTWAYETFDESDLPEPEREKADYDMVRYYRKGNTFLDEGPEEEVEAAEAEIESIMQGLEDGDEETYDRVTEVVDTVLGGMRESLGRLPAEFDEFVKETRFLFDDSVDDLVGRLKELDEAVYEEDAWQLDLSGEGIDKNFVFLRSDGTSLYATRDLAHHEWKFDNYDRAVTVLGEDHGLQARQLRTSLELLGNDTDQLEQVLYSYVNLPEGKMSTRAGTGVDLDDLLDEAIDRAREEVEDRLDGRIRDDDLDESDVERIARQVGIGAVRYDIVAKQPAKAITFEWDRALDFEAQSAPYVQYVHARCCGILEGADADPDATDIDADLLSTEYERDLLRTVARFPAVIEEAADELQPHVVATYTREIAEDFNAFYRECQVLGDDVDPEVRDARLALVAAARHAVGNALDALGVEAPRSM from the coding sequence ATGTTCCTCACCGTCCGCGAGGAGGTCGAAGCCGCGCTGGCCGACGCGCTCACCGGACTCGACCTGCCCGCAGACGACCTCGGCATCGAACAGCCGCCGGAAGACGTCGACGCCGTGCTGGCGTCCAGCGTCGCCTTCCGGTTGGCCGGCGAGGTCGGCGCGCCGCCGCCGAAGGTGGCCGCCGACATCGCCGACGAGATCGACCCCGACGAGTACGAGTACGTCGCCGCCGTGACGACGCAGGGCCCCTACGTCAACTTCCTGCCCAGCGACCGGTACTTCGAGGCCGCACTGACGGCCGGGCAAGCCGACGACTTCGGCGCGCTGGAGGACCGCGATGAGTCGCTGGTGCTCGAACACACGAGCGCGAACCCGACGGGGCCGGTCCACGTCGGCCGGGCGCGCAACCCGATCATCGGCGACGCACTGGCTCGCGTGCTCGATTACGCGGGCTACGACGTGGATCGGCACTACTACGTCAACGACGCCGGACGCCAGATCGCCGTATTCACGTGGGCCTACGAGACGTTCGACGAGAGCGACCTCCCCGAACCCGAGCGCGAGAAGGCCGACTACGACATGGTTCGGTACTACCGCAAGGGCAACACGTTCCTCGACGAAGGACCCGAAGAAGAGGTCGAGGCCGCCGAAGCCGAGATCGAATCGATCATGCAGGGCCTCGAAGACGGCGACGAGGAGACCTACGACCGGGTCACCGAAGTCGTCGACACCGTGCTGGGCGGGATGCGCGAGTCGCTCGGGCGCCTGCCCGCGGAGTTCGACGAGTTCGTCAAGGAGACGCGCTTTCTGTTCGACGACTCGGTCGACGATCTGGTCGGCCGGCTCAAGGAACTCGACGAAGCCGTCTACGAGGAAGACGCGTGGCAACTCGACCTCTCGGGCGAGGGGATCGACAAGAACTTCGTGTTCCTCCGCTCGGACGGCACCAGCCTCTACGCGACGCGGGATCTGGCCCACCACGAGTGGAAGTTCGACAACTACGACCGCGCGGTGACGGTGCTGGGCGAGGACCACGGCCTGCAGGCCCGCCAGCTCCGGACCAGCCTCGAACTGCTCGGGAACGACACCGACCAGTTAGAGCAGGTGCTGTACTCCTACGTCAACCTCCCCGAGGGGAAGATGTCCACGCGCGCCGGCACCGGCGTCGACCTCGACGATCTGCTCGACGAGGCGATCGACCGCGCCCGCGAGGAGGTCGAGGACCGACTGGACGGCCGTATCCGCGACGACGACCTCGACGAGTCGGACGTCGAGCGGATCGCCCGGCAGGTCGGCATCGGCGCGGTGCGCTACGACATCGTCGCCAAACAGCCCGCCAAGGCGATCACGTTCGAGTGGGACCGCGCGCTCGACTTCGAGGCCCAGTCCGCGCCGTACGTCCAGTACGTCCACGCGCGGTGCTGTGGCATCCTCGAAGGTGCCGACGCGGATCCGGACGCCACCGACATCGACGCCGACCTGCTCTCGACGGAGTACGAGCGCGACCTGCTCCGGACCGTCGCACGATTCCCCGCCGTAATCGAGGAGGCCGCCGACGAACTCCAGCCCCACGTCGTCGCCACCTACACCCGCGAGATTGCCGAGGACTTCAACGCGTTCTACCGCGAGTGTCAGGTGCTCGGCGACGACGTCGACCCCGAGGTCCGGGACGCCCGCCTCGCGCTGGTCGCGGCCGCGCGCCACGCCGTCGGCAACGCGCTCGACGCGCTGGGCGTCGAAGCGCCGCGCTCGATGTAG
- a CDS encoding DUF7093 family protein, protein MGLRCSLLGHSFGDSEVEREREEQGSEVVVTIREEQTCSRCGKTKLVSENKEVTSMATRESTPDTSGGSSTDDANETAAGGANEDADATGGFGADDGSAEEAAVAGDGRDAEIIDGGPDDSVPEATREAASVTEEDESATASEPASGDDDAVILDESEDEQEPKEREHGEWPDADDTRQRSGGDGPPAEWPDADGEDEGYDAEPAGGEPADVEFGGGLKPEAGGDADADGQMVGGDTGFTSADAAPSPVEADREREATEYVCPECGHTAAGNGSSLRAGDICPECRRGYLAER, encoded by the coding sequence ATGGGTCTCAGGTGTTCGCTCCTCGGACATAGCTTCGGCGACAGCGAGGTCGAGCGAGAGCGAGAAGAGCAGGGCAGCGAGGTGGTCGTGACGATCCGCGAGGAACAGACCTGTTCCCGCTGCGGGAAGACGAAACTCGTCAGCGAGAACAAGGAAGTGACCTCGATGGCGACCAGAGAGAGCACGCCGGACACGTCTGGCGGGTCGTCGACGGACGACGCGAACGAGACCGCCGCCGGTGGGGCGAACGAGGACGCCGACGCGACGGGTGGCTTCGGAGCCGACGACGGGAGCGCCGAGGAAGCTGCGGTCGCCGGTGACGGGCGCGACGCCGAAATTATCGACGGCGGGCCCGACGACTCCGTCCCGGAAGCGACCCGCGAGGCGGCGTCGGTGACCGAAGAAGACGAGAGCGCGACCGCGTCGGAGCCGGCCTCCGGCGACGACGACGCCGTGATCCTCGACGAGAGCGAGGACGAACAGGAACCCAAAGAGCGCGAACACGGCGAGTGGCCCGACGCTGACGACACGCGCCAGCGCAGCGGCGGGGACGGCCCGCCAGCGGAGTGGCCCGACGCCGACGGCGAGGACGAGGGCTACGACGCCGAGCCAGCGGGCGGCGAGCCCGCCGACGTGGAGTTCGGCGGCGGCCTGAAGCCGGAAGCAGGCGGCGATGCCGACGCCGACGGACAGATGGTCGGCGGCGACACCGGCTTCACCAGCGCCGACGCAGCGCCCTCGCCAGTTGAGGCCGACCGCGAGCGCGAGGCGACAGAGTACGTTTGCCCGGAGTGTGGTCACACCGCGGCCGGGAACGGATCGTCGCTGCGCGCCGGCGACATCTGCCCGGAGTGTCGCCGCGGCTACCTCGCGGAACGCTAG
- a CDS encoding DUF5611 family protein, whose protein sequence is MKEYKMRRGEHLEDRIPDMEATVEDYFGEITDTEEFKGNDLHVVEDPDNPVFKRIVAGTSEYSGKKDKLAVHFEERDAEDVIAEGNADAAADAVDAKNDFLLEATGRDAKARRDSMKRAVEDDPDHDVDA, encoded by the coding sequence ATGAAGGAGTACAAGATGCGCCGCGGCGAGCACTTAGAGGACCGAATCCCGGACATGGAAGCGACCGTCGAGGACTACTTCGGCGAAATCACCGACACGGAGGAGTTCAAAGGCAACGACCTCCACGTCGTCGAAGACCCCGACAACCCCGTGTTCAAGCGGATCGTCGCCGGGACCTCCGAGTACAGCGGCAAGAAGGACAAGCTCGCGGTCCACTTCGAGGAGCGCGACGCCGAGGACGTCATCGCCGAGGGTAATGCCGACGCCGCCGCCGACGCGGTCGACGCCAAGAACGACTTCCTGCTCGAAGCCACGGGCCGGGACGCCAAGGCACGCCGCGACTCGATGAAACGGGCCGTCGAGGACGACCCGGACCACGACGTCGACGCCTGA